The Bacillus vallismortis genome window below encodes:
- a CDS encoding YesL family protein: MKTTVTDALYAGCEAVVKIAWLNGLWLLFTLLGGILFGWAPSTAAMCAVIRKWLMGQKDVPVFPLFFDIYKKEFLKVNAIGLAFAALLLILSANYHYFSASTDWLSFAVTSCTLLAGFLYIIALMYVFPLYVHYQLPLRKYIPQALLYGAMRPLTTGCMLIGCGFVLYLLYTLPGLIPFYGPCLFGLVSMFFAFRGFQKTEAQHRQAG, translated from the coding sequence ATGAAAACAACGGTAACGGATGCGCTTTACGCAGGATGCGAAGCGGTGGTGAAAATCGCGTGGCTCAACGGGTTATGGCTGTTGTTTACGCTTTTGGGCGGGATTCTTTTCGGCTGGGCGCCGAGCACAGCCGCGATGTGTGCGGTCATACGAAAATGGCTGATGGGGCAAAAGGATGTCCCGGTGTTTCCGTTATTTTTCGATATCTACAAAAAAGAATTTCTCAAGGTCAATGCGATCGGATTGGCGTTTGCGGCTCTTTTGCTCATATTGTCCGCGAATTATCATTATTTTTCTGCCAGTACGGATTGGCTGTCCTTTGCCGTAACAAGCTGCACGCTGCTTGCTGGGTTTTTGTATATCATTGCCTTAATGTATGTGTTTCCCCTTTACGTGCACTACCAGCTCCCGCTTCGTAAATATATTCCGCAAGCGCTGCTGTATGGCGCCATGCGGCCGCTGACGACCGGCTGTATGCTGATCGGGTGCGGATTTGTCCTTTATTTGCTGTATACGCTCCCGGGCCTGATCCCCTTTTACGGCCCTTGTTTATTTGGGCTTGTGTCGATGTTTTTTGCTTTCAGGGGGTTTCAAAAGACGGAGGCCCAGCACCGCCAAGCCGGGTAA
- a CDS encoding beta-galactosidase, whose amino-acid sequence MRRKLYHGACYYPELWNEETIQQDIDKMREVGVNVVRIGEFAWSVMEPEEGKIDVGFFKEIITRLYDNGIETIMCTPTPTPPIWLSHGRPERMHVNEKREAMGHGSRQHACTNNPYFRKKAAMITTSIAKELGELPGLIGWQLDNEFKCHVAACMCETCLHLWHDWLRNRYGVIERLNETWGTDVWSETYQAFEQVPQPGPAPFLHHASLSTMYQLFSMEMIASFADEQAKIIRCYSDAPVTHNSSVMFSVDNERIFQNLDFASYDTYASQENASAFLLNCDLWRNLKQGRPFWILETSPSYAASLESSAFPHADGYLQAEAVSSYALGSDGFCYWLWRQQRSGSEISHGSVLSAWGEPAVGYQNVLAVERARKKIESIILSTEPVQAEAAMTYSDRAKAFIKTEPHRGLQHRSLVTHFYERMLHTGIHRDLIPEGVPLDGYRLLFTPFVPYLSSEFINKALAFAEAGGIWIAGPLTGGRTNEHTIHTDCGLGELEKTAGIKTLYTFPMNENVNTGKAFGITAPLGLWSAVFDTESGSTLGTVESGPGAGHAFLTERKLGKGKIVMLGSLPSGQEGDAMLEALVRHYAAEAAISVRSDVTPGTIVAPRKGDHGMVWIIVNMDGEGGSVTLPEAGTDLLTNRSAKAGRLAVGPHEYHVIQFDNHS is encoded by the coding sequence GTGAGGAGAAAACTGTATCATGGCGCTTGCTATTACCCGGAATTATGGAATGAGGAAACGATTCAGCAGGATATTGATAAGATGCGTGAAGTTGGCGTGAATGTTGTGCGGATCGGCGAGTTTGCCTGGTCTGTCATGGAGCCGGAAGAAGGGAAAATTGACGTCGGTTTTTTCAAAGAGATCATCACCCGGCTGTATGACAACGGCATCGAAACGATCATGTGCACGCCGACGCCTACACCGCCGATTTGGCTGTCTCACGGCCGGCCGGAGCGCATGCATGTAAATGAAAAAAGAGAGGCCATGGGGCATGGCTCCCGTCAGCATGCTTGTACAAACAACCCGTATTTCCGAAAAAAAGCCGCCATGATTACCACAAGCATCGCCAAGGAGCTTGGCGAGCTCCCGGGCCTGATCGGCTGGCAGCTAGACAATGAGTTTAAATGCCATGTTGCTGCATGCATGTGTGAGACGTGCTTGCACTTATGGCATGACTGGCTCAGAAACCGCTATGGCGTGATTGAGCGGTTAAACGAGACATGGGGAACCGATGTGTGGAGCGAAACGTACCAGGCGTTTGAGCAGGTTCCGCAGCCGGGGCCGGCCCCGTTTCTGCATCACGCCTCTCTAAGCACAATGTATCAGCTGTTTTCGATGGAGATGATCGCTTCATTTGCGGATGAACAGGCCAAAATCATCCGCTGTTATTCGGATGCGCCGGTCACGCATAACAGCTCTGTCATGTTCAGCGTGGACAATGAGCGGATCTTTCAGAATCTCGATTTTGCCTCCTATGATACGTACGCTTCGCAGGAAAACGCCTCCGCCTTTTTACTGAACTGTGATTTGTGGAGGAATTTGAAACAAGGGCGCCCGTTCTGGATTTTAGAAACGAGTCCGTCATATGCCGCTTCGCTTGAAAGCTCCGCTTTTCCGCATGCTGATGGGTATTTACAGGCCGAAGCCGTATCTTCCTACGCCTTAGGGAGCGATGGCTTTTGCTATTGGCTGTGGCGCCAGCAGCGTTCAGGAAGCGAGATTTCACACGGTTCGGTTCTCAGTGCCTGGGGTGAGCCGGCTGTTGGTTACCAGAATGTGCTGGCGGTCGAGCGGGCAAGAAAGAAGATCGAATCAATTATTCTATCGACAGAACCTGTTCAAGCCGAGGCGGCGATGACATACTCCGACAGAGCAAAAGCTTTTATCAAAACAGAGCCTCATCGGGGGCTCCAGCACCGTTCGCTTGTGACGCATTTTTATGAGCGTATGCTCCATACTGGGATTCACCGTGACCTTATTCCGGAAGGCGTTCCGCTGGACGGCTACCGCCTGCTGTTTACGCCATTTGTGCCGTATCTGTCTTCCGAATTTATCAACAAAGCTTTGGCATTCGCTGAAGCGGGAGGCATCTGGATCGCCGGGCCGCTGACAGGCGGGCGCACAAATGAGCATACGATTCATACGGATTGCGGGCTTGGAGAACTTGAGAAAACAGCCGGGATCAAAACGCTATATACCTTTCCAATGAACGAGAACGTGAATACAGGAAAAGCGTTTGGCATCACTGCGCCGCTCGGGCTGTGGAGTGCGGTGTTTGATACAGAGAGCGGAAGCACGCTTGGCACGGTTGAATCAGGACCTGGAGCAGGCCATGCGTTTCTGACAGAACGGAAACTCGGCAAAGGGAAAATTGTCATGCTTGGATCGCTTCCATCCGGTCAAGAAGGGGATGCGATGCTGGAAGCGCTCGTCAGGCATTACGCAGCGGAAGCAGCCATCTCCGTTCGGTCGGATGTGACACCCGGCACGATCGTTGCCCCGCGCAAAGGGGATCACGGCATGGTGTGGATCATCGTCAATATGGATGGAGAAGGCGGAAGCGTGACACTGCCTGAAGCGGGAACGGATCTGTTGACGAACCGTTCGGCGAAAGCGGGGAGGCTGGCGGTCGGACCGCATGAATACCATGTGATTCAGTTTGACAATCACAGCTGA
- a CDS encoding rhamnogalacturonan lyase, with product MKPKMRQMEYLTRGLIAVKTEQGVFVSWRFLGTDHETTAFHLYRDGKRITREPIADSTNFLDQNGTADAVYQVAAVNKGREEKRSKEAPVWMENVLEVPLNKPEGGVTPDGKPYTYSANDASVGDVDGDGEYEIILKWDPSNSKDNAHDGYTGDVLIDAYKLDGTFLWRIDLGRNIRAGAHYTQFMVYDLDGDGKAEIAMKTADGTTDGKGNVIGDKHADFRNEQGRILSGPEYLTVFKGETGEAITTVEYEPPRGKLEDWGDGYGNRMDRFLAGIAYLDGERPSLVMARGYYTRAVLAAYDFRNGRLKKRWIFDSNQPGHEAYAGQGNHSLSVADVDGDGKDEIIYGAMAVDHDGTGLYTTGLGHGDAMHVGDLDPSRKGLEVFQVHEDASKPYGLSLRDAGTGEILWGVHAGTDVGRGMAAHIDPNYKGSLVWGIDPPGNNGMSYGLFTSKGEKISDKAPASANFAIWWDGDLVRELLDHDWDGTIGRPKIEKWDAENRCLKTIFQPAGVLSNNWTKGNPVLQANLFGDWREEVIWRTEDSSALRIYTSTHLTGHRLYTLMHDPVYRLGIAWQNTAYNQPPHTGFYLGTGMKKPPKPALYTAGSKTETRL from the coding sequence ATGAAACCAAAAATGAGGCAGATGGAATACTTGACCAGAGGTTTAATTGCGGTCAAGACAGAGCAGGGCGTGTTTGTCAGCTGGCGTTTTCTCGGAACCGATCATGAGACGACGGCTTTTCACCTTTATCGGGACGGAAAGCGGATCACCCGCGAGCCGATCGCGGACAGCACGAATTTTCTTGATCAAAACGGGACGGCGGACGCTGTTTATCAGGTGGCGGCCGTCAATAAAGGACGGGAAGAAAAGCGCTCCAAAGAAGCTCCAGTCTGGATGGAAAATGTCCTAGAGGTTCCGCTTAACAAACCGGAAGGCGGTGTGACGCCGGACGGAAAGCCGTATACCTACAGCGCCAATGATGCCAGTGTCGGGGATGTGGACGGGGATGGAGAATATGAAATCATCTTGAAGTGGGACCCGTCCAATTCCAAAGACAACGCCCATGACGGATATACCGGGGACGTTCTCATAGATGCCTATAAACTGGACGGCACCTTTTTGTGGCGCATCGACCTCGGCAGAAACATTAGAGCGGGCGCGCATTATACCCAGTTTATGGTGTATGACCTGGACGGTGACGGAAAAGCAGAAATCGCCATGAAAACAGCCGACGGCACAACAGACGGGAAAGGAAACGTCATTGGCGATAAACATGCCGATTTTAGGAACGAACAGGGCAGAATCCTGTCCGGTCCGGAATATTTGACGGTGTTTAAAGGAGAAACCGGTGAAGCGATCACGACCGTGGAATATGAACCGCCCCGCGGCAAGCTGGAAGATTGGGGAGATGGCTACGGCAACCGGATGGACCGTTTTCTCGCCGGAATCGCTTATTTGGACGGGGAGCGGCCGAGCCTCGTGATGGCGCGCGGCTACTATACGAGAGCGGTGCTCGCGGCATACGATTTCAGAAACGGAAGGCTGAAAAAACGCTGGATATTTGACTCCAATCAGCCGGGCCATGAAGCGTACGCAGGGCAGGGGAACCACAGCTTGAGCGTGGCGGACGTTGACGGAGACGGGAAGGATGAAATCATTTACGGCGCCATGGCGGTTGATCATGACGGCACAGGCTTGTATACAACGGGGCTCGGACACGGAGACGCGATGCATGTAGGGGATCTGGATCCGTCCCGAAAAGGGCTTGAAGTGTTTCAGGTGCATGAGGATGCCTCGAAGCCGTACGGACTGTCGCTGCGTGATGCCGGAACCGGCGAGATTTTGTGGGGCGTTCATGCCGGAACTGATGTCGGCAGGGGCATGGCGGCTCATATCGACCCAAACTACAAAGGCTCGCTCGTCTGGGGAATCGACCCGCCGGGCAATAACGGAATGTCATACGGCCTTTTTACCAGTAAAGGAGAAAAAATCAGCGACAAAGCGCCCGCCTCAGCCAATTTCGCCATTTGGTGGGACGGCGACTTGGTCAGGGAACTGCTCGATCATGACTGGGACGGAACGATCGGCAGGCCGAAGATTGAAAAATGGGATGCTGAAAACCGCTGTCTGAAAACAATTTTTCAGCCGGCCGGCGTGCTGTCTAACAACTGGACAAAAGGAAACCCTGTTCTTCAGGCCAACCTGTTCGGAGATTGGCGGGAAGAAGTGATATGGAGAACGGAGGACAGCAGCGCGCTCCGCATCTATACATCGACACATCTCACCGGCCACCGCTTGTACACGCTCATGCATGACCCGGTTTACCGGCTCGGCATCGCCTGGCAGAATACCGCCTACAACCAGCCGCCGCATACGGGCTTTTATCTTGGAACGGGAATGAAAAAACCGCCGAAGCCCGCCCTGTACACAGCGGGAAGCAAAACGGAGACGCGGCTATAG
- the rhgW gene encoding rhamnogalacturonan lyase, which produces MRRSCLMNTRRKRMFTAVMLLVLLVMGASVCPVKAEGAARQMEGLNRGLVAVKTDGGIFVSWRFLGTENASVLFNVYRDGQKLNAAPVKSTNYVDQNGSAASTYTIRAIVNGTEQAASEKASVWAQPYHSVRLDKPAGGTSPKGEAYTYSANDASVGDVDGDGQYELILKWDPSNSKDNSQDGYTGDVLIDAYKLDGTKLWRINLGKNIRAGAHYTQFMVYDLDGDGKAEVAMKTADGTKDGTGKVIGNANADYRNEQGRVLSGSEYLTVFQGATGKELVTTNFEPARGNVSDWGDSYGNRVDRFLAGIAYLDGQRPSLIMTRGYYAKTMLVAYNFRDGKLSKLWTLDSSKSGNEAFAGQGNHSLSIADVDGDGKDEIIFGSMAVDHDGKGMYSTGLGHGDALHTGDLDPSRPGLEVFQVHEDKNAKYGLSFRDAATGKILWGVYAGKDVGRGMAADIDPRYPGQEVWANGSLYTAKGVKIGSSVPSSTNFGIWWDGDLLREQLDSNRIDKWDYQNGVSKNILTASGAAANNGTKATPALQADLLGDWREEVVWRTEDSSALRIYTTTIPTEHRLYTLMHDPVYRLGIAWQNVAYNQPPHTSFFLGDGMAEQPKPNMYTP; this is translated from the coding sequence ATGAGAAGGAGCTGTCTGATGAATACACGAAGGAAACGCATGTTTACCGCTGTGATGTTGCTGGTCTTGTTGGTGATGGGGGCCTCTGTATGTCCTGTGAAAGCTGAAGGGGCAGCGCGGCAGATGGAAGGGCTGAACCGGGGGCTTGTGGCAGTCAAGACGGACGGCGGCATTTTTGTCAGCTGGCGGTTTCTTGGCACTGAAAATGCATCTGTTTTGTTCAATGTGTACAGAGACGGGCAAAAGCTGAATGCCGCACCTGTCAAAAGCACGAACTATGTGGATCAAAACGGATCGGCGGCCTCCACGTATACGATTCGGGCTATCGTAAACGGAACCGAACAGGCGGCTTCTGAAAAAGCCTCCGTATGGGCGCAGCCGTATCATTCCGTCCGGCTGGATAAACCGGCTGGCGGCACGTCGCCAAAGGGTGAAGCTTACACGTACAGCGCCAATGACGCCAGTGTTGGCGATGTGGATGGCGACGGGCAATATGAGCTGATCCTGAAATGGGACCCGTCTAATTCAAAGGACAACTCACAGGATGGCTATACGGGTGACGTGCTGATTGACGCGTATAAACTGGATGGAACGAAGCTATGGCGGATTAATCTCGGCAAAAACATCAGAGCGGGAGCGCACTACACCCAGTTTATGGTGTATGACCTTGATGGTGACGGAAAAGCGGAAGTGGCGATGAAAACGGCGGACGGGACAAAAGACGGCACGGGCAAAGTAATTGGAAATGCCAATGCTGATTACAGAAATGAACAGGGGCGTGTGCTTTCAGGCTCTGAATATCTCACTGTGTTTCAAGGTGCAACCGGGAAAGAGCTTGTCACAACAAATTTTGAACCGGCCCGCGGCAATGTGTCAGATTGGGGAGACAGCTACGGCAACCGGGTGGACCGGTTTCTAGCCGGGATTGCCTACCTCGACGGACAGCGGCCGAGTCTGATTATGACTAGAGGGTATTATGCCAAAACCATGCTTGTCGCCTATAACTTCAGAGACGGAAAGCTGTCAAAGCTATGGACGCTCGATTCTTCGAAGTCGGGAAATGAAGCGTTTGCCGGACAGGGGAATCACAGCCTGAGCATTGCGGATGTTGACGGAGACGGAAAAGATGAGATCATTTTTGGCTCAATGGCTGTTGATCATGACGGCAAAGGCATGTATTCGACTGGCTTAGGCCACGGGGATGCCCTCCATACCGGGGATCTTGATCCGAGCCGGCCGGGTCTTGAGGTGTTTCAGGTGCATGAGGATAAAAACGCAAAATACGGCTTATCCTTCCGTGATGCGGCAACCGGGAAAATCCTTTGGGGTGTTTATGCCGGCAAGGATGTAGGCCGGGGCATGGCTGCTGATATTGACCCGCGTTATCCGGGACAGGAAGTGTGGGCGAACGGTTCTCTTTACACAGCGAAAGGGGTCAAAATCGGAAGCAGTGTTCCGTCCTCGACCAACTTCGGCATTTGGTGGGACGGCGACTTGCTGCGGGAACAGCTGGACAGTAACCGAATCGATAAGTGGGATTATCAAAACGGCGTATCGAAAAATATTTTGACTGCTTCAGGGGCGGCCGCCAACAATGGCACAAAAGCAACACCGGCGCTGCAGGCTGATCTGCTCGGTGACTGGCGTGAGGAAGTTGTGTGGCGAACGGAGGACAGCAGTGCGCTGCGCATTTACACGACGACCATTCCGACTGAGCACAGGCTGTACACGCTGATGCACGATCCTGTGTACCGGCTTGGCATCGCCTGGCAAAATGTCGCGTATAACCAGCCGCCGCACACAAGCTTCTTTTTAGGAGACGGCATGGCGGAACAGCCAAAACCGAATATGTATACGCCTTAA
- a CDS encoding rhamnogalacturonan acetylesterase, with protein sequence MANHIYLAGDSTVQRYGDSTNQGGWGQFLGSHLPEHIQVINRAIGGRSSKTFVEEGRLQAILDVIEPGDWLFVQMGHNDASKNKPERYTEPYTTYKQYLKQYIAGAREKGAQPLLITPVARFHYENGVFLNDFLDYCIAMKQTAAEENVQLIDLMEKSLAFFTEKGEEKVYTYFMVSEGINDYTHFTKKGANEMAKLVAKGIKELGLPLTESIIKEG encoded by the coding sequence ATGGCAAATCATATTTATCTTGCCGGTGATTCGACGGTTCAAAGGTATGGAGACAGCACAAATCAAGGGGGCTGGGGACAGTTTCTCGGCTCGCATCTGCCGGAGCATATTCAGGTGATCAACAGAGCGATCGGGGGAAGAAGCTCGAAAACATTTGTGGAAGAAGGCAGGCTTCAGGCGATTCTGGATGTGATTGAGCCGGGTGACTGGCTGTTTGTGCAGATGGGCCATAATGACGCGTCGAAAAATAAGCCGGAGCGCTACACCGAGCCTTATACCACCTATAAACAATATTTAAAGCAGTATATCGCAGGCGCGCGGGAAAAAGGCGCCCAGCCGCTGCTCATCACCCCTGTAGCCCGCTTTCATTACGAAAACGGCGTGTTTTTGAACGACTTTCTTGATTATTGCATTGCCATGAAACAGACGGCTGCTGAGGAGAATGTCCAGCTCATTGATCTCATGGAGAAAAGCCTCGCTTTCTTTACCGAGAAGGGTGAGGAAAAGGTGTACACCTATTTTATGGTATCGGAAGGAATAAACGATTACACACACTTTACAAAAAAAGGCGCAAATGAAATGGCCAAACTCGTGGCAAAAGGCATCAAGGAGCTCGGCCTGCCATTGACAGAATCGATCATCAAAGAAGGGTGA
- a CDS encoding carbohydrate ABC transporter permease, protein MADIHTMHNTKAGRVFDVCNFLFLGGVGAITILPFLYIIAGSFATEAELAQRSFFIFPKTFTLDAYKYVFSTPTFIRSMGVSIFITVVGTAVQLFFTLTMAYPLAKRHVKGRNLLLNLVIFSMLFSGGMIPTYLVVKSLGLLDTYWALILPMAINPFNLIIIKNFFQQLPRELEESAKIDGCSEIGVFWRIALPLSKPVIATFALFYAVGIWNDFFHALLYINDSAKWPLQMVLRQVTILSDLTATNGDTMQNTVPPEQGIKLAVIVIATLPILAVYPFLQKHFAKGILIGSVKG, encoded by the coding sequence ATGGCTGACATTCACACGATGCACAACACAAAAGCCGGACGGGTGTTTGACGTCTGCAACTTTCTGTTTCTCGGCGGAGTCGGTGCGATTACCATTTTGCCGTTTTTGTATATTATCGCCGGTTCCTTTGCGACAGAAGCGGAACTCGCCCAGCGCAGCTTCTTTATTTTCCCGAAAACCTTTACACTTGATGCTTACAAGTATGTGTTTTCGACACCGACGTTCATCCGAAGCATGGGCGTCTCCATCTTCATCACCGTGGTCGGGACGGCTGTGCAGCTGTTTTTCACCCTTACGATGGCGTATCCGCTGGCGAAGCGGCATGTGAAGGGGCGGAATCTGCTGTTGAATCTGGTCATTTTCTCTATGCTCTTTTCCGGCGGCATGATTCCGACATACCTTGTCGTGAAATCACTTGGCCTTTTGGATACGTATTGGGCATTGATTCTGCCGATGGCGATTAATCCGTTCAACCTTATTATTATCAAAAACTTCTTTCAGCAGCTGCCGCGCGAGCTGGAGGAATCGGCAAAAATTGACGGCTGTTCAGAAATCGGCGTTTTCTGGCGGATCGCCCTGCCGCTGTCAAAGCCAGTCATTGCGACTTTTGCGCTGTTTTATGCGGTCGGGATTTGGAATGATTTCTTCCACGCTCTCTTATATATCAATGACAGTGCAAAATGGCCGCTGCAAATGGTGCTTCGCCAAGTCACAATCTTATCGGATTTAACGGCGACCAATGGCGATACGATGCAAAATACCGTCCCGCCGGAGCAGGGGATTAAACTCGCCGTCATTGTCATTGCGACACTTCCGATTTTGGCGGTCTACCCGTTCTTACAAAAACACTTTGCAAAAGGAATACTGATTGGTTCGGTGAAAGGTTGA
- a CDS encoding ABC transporter permease: METVPKKGDAPVLTAGKGISWMAAFKRDKWLYLLLIPGLLYFLVFKYLPMWGVLIAFKDYSPYLGFWKSEWVGFDYFKDFFMNPDFFRLLRNTLMLASLDLLFAFPAPLILALLLNEVRKAVYKRCIQTFIYVPHFVSWTIVVSITFVFFTVDTGVINKLIMGLTGGQISFLSDADWFRPMIVMQSIWKETGWGTILFLAALATVDQEQYEAAIMDGAGRFRRMWHITLPAIRSTIIVLLILRIGSFLNLGFEQVYLMTNSLNRSVADIFDTYVYMMGITQGAYSYSTAVGLFKSVVGIILIFGANYIAKKFDQEGLF; the protein is encoded by the coding sequence ATGGAAACTGTGCCGAAGAAGGGAGATGCACCTGTTCTCACTGCTGGAAAAGGCATCAGCTGGATGGCTGCGTTCAAACGGGACAAATGGCTTTATCTTCTGCTTATTCCCGGCCTGCTTTATTTTTTGGTATTCAAATACTTGCCGATGTGGGGCGTGCTGATCGCATTTAAAGACTATTCGCCTTATCTCGGCTTCTGGAAAAGCGAATGGGTCGGCTTTGATTATTTCAAAGACTTTTTTATGAATCCGGATTTTTTCCGGCTGCTGCGCAATACTCTTATGCTGGCGAGTCTGGACCTTTTGTTTGCCTTTCCCGCGCCTCTCATTTTGGCCTTGCTTTTGAATGAGGTGAGGAAGGCCGTGTATAAAAGGTGCATCCAAACTTTTATTTACGTGCCCCATTTTGTGTCATGGACAATTGTGGTCAGCATCACCTTTGTTTTCTTTACTGTCGATACAGGTGTGATCAACAAATTGATCATGGGCCTGACAGGTGGGCAGATATCCTTCTTATCGGATGCGGACTGGTTCCGGCCGATGATTGTGATGCAAAGCATCTGGAAGGAGACGGGCTGGGGCACGATTTTATTTCTGGCCGCGCTGGCGACAGTTGATCAGGAGCAGTATGAAGCCGCCATTATGGACGGAGCGGGCCGGTTCAGGAGAATGTGGCATATTACGCTGCCGGCGATCAGAAGCACCATTATCGTTCTGTTAATTTTAAGAATCGGCAGCTTTTTGAATCTCGGCTTTGAACAGGTATATTTGATGACGAACTCGCTCAACCGGAGCGTGGCTGACATTTTTGACACGTACGTGTACATGATGGGGATTACCCAAGGCGCGTACAGCTACAGCACGGCGGTCGGTTTGTTTAAATCGGTTGTCGGGATTATCTTGATTTTCGGCGCCAATTACATTGCGAAAAAGTTTGATCAGGAAGGATTGTTTTAG
- a CDS encoding extracellular solute-binding protein: protein MKNRIRKKWLALPLAAMLIAGCSNSETSNSASGSKDTIKIMAPLLSPESPSEKSPSLKALEKYTGKEIKVTWVPDSSYNDKFNIVMASGEMPHAIVIKDKSAGFIKSVKAGAFWELSPYLKDYKNLSQADEKILKNSSVNGEVYGIYRTRDLIRACMIIRTDWLENVGLEMPETLDDFYEVLKAFKEKDPDGNGKDDTYGMVVPKWMGLGNGSPWDVLQIWFGAPNRYGVENGKLIPDFTTKEYMDALKFFKKLYDEGLINKDFAVMDSAKWNDPVVKGKAGVIVDTGSRASQIQSAMEEADESNKDVIDIVGSLEGPNGKRTFPTSGYSGMITIPKSSVKTEKELKEVLSFLDKINDKEAQILTNNGVEGRNYELKDGVFTSLEKNNKSLLYEHEGLAQFSMSIPKSEYYIEDQKTKLFQHRKDIITEGEKIAVFNPAESLVSDVYTQKGAQLDNIILDARTQFIIGEIDEKGFGDAVELWEKSGGNELMKDLNKLYQSTK, encoded by the coding sequence ATGAAAAATAGAATACGAAAAAAATGGCTGGCCTTGCCGCTCGCTGCCATGCTGATCGCCGGATGCAGCAATTCGGAAACATCCAATTCAGCAAGCGGCTCGAAAGACACGATCAAAATCATGGCGCCGCTCTTATCGCCGGAAAGCCCGAGTGAAAAGAGCCCTTCATTAAAAGCGCTCGAAAAATACACAGGAAAAGAGATTAAGGTCACATGGGTGCCTGATTCATCCTACAACGACAAGTTCAACATCGTCATGGCCTCCGGAGAGATGCCTCATGCGATTGTGATTAAAGATAAGTCAGCCGGCTTTATCAAGTCTGTCAAAGCAGGGGCATTTTGGGAGCTGTCTCCTTATTTAAAAGACTACAAGAATTTAAGCCAGGCAGATGAAAAGATTTTGAAGAACAGCTCTGTGAACGGCGAGGTGTACGGAATCTACAGAACGAGGGACCTGATCAGAGCGTGTATGATCATCAGAACCGACTGGCTTGAAAATGTCGGTTTGGAAATGCCGGAAACGCTTGATGATTTCTATGAAGTGCTGAAAGCTTTTAAGGAAAAAGATCCTGACGGTAACGGCAAGGATGATACGTACGGTATGGTCGTCCCGAAATGGATGGGGCTCGGCAATGGAAGCCCGTGGGATGTTCTGCAAATCTGGTTCGGCGCACCGAACCGTTACGGCGTTGAAAATGGAAAGCTCATTCCTGATTTTACAACGAAGGAGTACATGGATGCGCTCAAGTTCTTTAAAAAGCTTTATGATGAGGGCTTGATCAATAAGGACTTTGCGGTCATGGATTCAGCGAAGTGGAATGATCCGGTTGTGAAAGGAAAAGCGGGTGTCATCGTTGATACCGGCTCCAGAGCGTCTCAAATCCAAAGCGCGATGGAGGAGGCGGATGAGTCGAACAAGGATGTGATTGACATCGTCGGCTCGCTTGAGGGGCCGAATGGCAAGCGCACCTTCCCGACATCCGGCTATTCAGGGATGATCACGATACCAAAATCAAGCGTCAAAACCGAAAAAGAGCTGAAAGAGGTGCTGTCCTTCCTGGATAAAATAAATGATAAGGAAGCGCAGATTCTCACGAACAACGGAGTGGAAGGCCGCAATTATGAGCTCAAGGACGGCGTATTCACCTCGCTTGAAAAAAACAACAAATCCCTTCTTTATGAGCATGAAGGCTTGGCGCAGTTCAGCATGTCGATTCCGAAAAGCGAGTATTACATCGAAGACCAGAAAACAAAGCTCTTTCAGCATCGCAAGGACATCATCACCGAAGGAGAAAAAATAGCCGTCTTTAACCCGGCTGAGTCGCTTGTATCTGATGTCTATACCCAAAAAGGAGCCCAGCTTGACAACATCATTCTCGACGCGAGAACGCAATTTATCATCGGAGAAATTGATGAAAAAGGATTCGGGGATGCGGTGGAGCTTTGGGAAAAAAGCGGCGGCAATGAACTGATGAAGGACTTGAACAAATTGTATCAATCGACAAAATAA